From the Microcoleus sp. FACHB-672 genome, the window GTTTTTCAGCTCTTGCAACAATCGTTCCTGCTCGCCAGCCAACTGTTGCAGGCGTTCTTGGGCCTTCTTGGCCGACGTTATATCATAGAAAACAACAACGCCACCTTTCGCCACACCTGTTTCATCTTTGAGGGGGCTGCCGTTGACTCTCGCCCAAAGACCTTCTGGCGCACCGGCATGACGGATAAACACTTCGCAATTGTCAACAACTTCTCCCCGGATCGCTCTTGCTAGGGGTAAATCAGCATCTGGGTAACGCGTAACTCCATCGGCTAAATACACACCATATTGCTCTGACCATTGGTTCGGGGTAATATCATCGGCCATGCTGCCCCCCAAAATCTTTTCTGCGGCGGGGTTGAATACCAAAAACTTGCCATTTTGATCAGCAACCAAAACGCCATCCCCCATGCTGTTGAGGACAGACTGCAAGATTTGAGTTTGCTGCCGCAGATCCGTCTCGGAACGCGCTAATTCAGCGGCTGTTTGCTGCAATTCGGTTTCTGCTTGTTTGCGTTCGGTGATGTCATCGTGGACACCAACCCACTCTCGAACTCTGCCGTCATGCTCTAGGATTGGCACAGCCCGAACGCTCATATATCTGTATAGACCGTCGTGCCGGCGCACCCGCTGCTCTACTTCATAAACGCTGCGTTTAGTCAAGGCAGCAGACCACTCTTGTGATGTGTGGGGACGATCATCAGGGTGAATAGCGCTCAGCCACCCCCATCCTTTCTGTTCGTTATAAGTTTGGCCGGTGAAAGCAGTCCACTCAGTCTGCTCTGTGATAAATTCACCTTCGGCACTGGTAGACCAAACGATTTGAGAGGTTGCGGCGATTAAAGAGCGATAGCGTTCTTCCTTCTGACGCAGGGCGTCTTCTGCCTGTTTGCTGTCGGTAATATCGCGGGCAATAGCATACAGCAATTGATGTTCGACAGAAGCACCTGTCGTCCAAGACAACCATCGATAGGAGCCATCTTTGCAACGGTAGCGATTTTGAAAAGATAGGCTGTTACTACTGGCAGATAATTTTTCAGCTTCAGCAACGGTTGCTGCATGGTCATCAGGATGGACAAACTCTAGAAAAGGTCGGTCTATCAGTTCCTCTGTGGTATAACCCAATGTCTTTGTCCAACTGGGGTTAAGCCGCTTGAAGTTGCCATCAAAGCCGGCGATGCACAGCAAATCTAGGGAAAGGGTAAAGAAGCGGTCGCGTTCTTCGGTAGAACGGTTTAATTCATTGCTTCGTTCGCTGATACGCGCTTCGAGTTCCTCATTGAGCTTGCGTAGATCCGCTTCAGCCTGCTGGCGTTGATTATCCAGAAATCCCAAGGATCTGGCATTCCACCAAATCAGGCCGGCAAAAACGACGAGATTCAGGATCGCCAGCAAGGAGATAGATACTTCGGTGTCGTAAGACTTGGCGCGATAGCCACTTAAAATCATCCAACCCAAAATCGGTGGAACTGCAATCACTGCCGGCGACAGTTGCCGCGCCATCAATCCGCCGGCATTATTCGCGGTGCCAACGACCATTAATCCCCGATCTGGACGGGCAAATAGGATGCCTAAGCTCAGCAAGATAAAGCCTACAGCGGCGTGCAAGGCCATTTGGGTATAGGAACCAACGCCATACAGGGTTTTGACGTGATAAACGTAACCCAACAACCCCAACAATGCCACCAACAAGCCGATCAGGCTTAGAATTTGCATGGACTGGTAGTAGGCATAGGGTCCGACCAATAGCAGCAACGCCCCTCCCAAGATGACAAAATTGAAGGCTGTATTCGGTGCCATTCGGCCTGGGGCAGAGGTGCCAAAGGTGTCGGTTGAAGCCTTAAATAGAAGTTCGTCAATGCCAAAGTTTCGCCCCAAGCCATACTGGAGCAAGGTTAGCAAACCGATGCCGAGAACAGTGCCGGCTAAAATTTGCCCCCACAGACGCTTAGACTGGTCGGTTGGATGCCGGTGCCATAGCCACAACGCTGTGCCACTCAAAATAAAGCACGCTGCTGCGTTTGCTTTCATCGTGACTAACCCAGGCACTACAGTTTTGAGGGTGGGGATGTTTAACATCCAACCCACAATGACCATACTGCCAATGACAATAACAGCAACACTGGCTTTTCGAGAAAAGGCTTGCAGTGAAGGAATAAGGTTTTGGGTCTGTGTTTCCTGACTTTGCGGATATATCTGTTCCATTTTCTCGCCTCCTTAATGAGTGTTTCTTTAGAGTTTTTAACGCTTTGCCGGCATAAAATCTTAGAAACTGAAGATTTTGTAAACTTATCTAAATTGCCAAATGTTTTAACTGATAACTTAGTTACAAAATGTTTAGGTTAGAGAACACTAAGTTATCTAACGCTTCCCCTTTAACTTTTTAAGGTAAAGAGGTTGTTGCGAGGAATCCACCCTGACTTACACCGCCTTAGCGCTCTAGCCTAGACTTCACACCGTTCACGTTATATTGGCTGTTTTTTAACACAAAAACAATAAATTATCCACTTTTTTTAAAAATAATTTTTTAATTTTGTAATGATATTGTACCCGCTAGCTCGCCTCCTTGATTAAGCTATGCAAGGGAGGGGATATTGATGCCGGCTCATAGCGACTCCTAACACTTGATTCAAAGCCAGCTTTTCTGCGAAGCAATAAGGCAGAGCTTGATCGCTATTAAAAACTCTCATAACTGACTTTAATATTTTTAATGAAGTCACAATAAATTCAATTTTATTTAGTTTATATTTTGGCATTTCTGTCTATTAACATTTGATTTTTATTGAAATGATGGCTAAAAAAGAAATGGTTTTTATTGAGTGACGCTACAGCATAAAATCGTAAACTTAGCCGCTACCCACTCTTAATTTTCTCAAAATTATTGGCGGGAACATCCCCTTTTTGTAAAGTTGTCATGCCGGCATCTTGCCCGCTTATCGTCATCTGTGGGAGCATCTTGCTGCCACTCTAATATTTTGGAAAATGCCAGATGCACCTATTATTGGCAAATTCATCAGCAACTTTTAAAGATGAAGCACGACAGCTTACCAGCGATCAGATTGTGCGATCGCTTCAACATCCAAAATCATCACTAACCGTCCCTCAGAGTCATAAAGACCTTTAAGCAGCGGAGCGAGTTCTTCGCTCACTTCTACTGCTGAAACAATTTCCTCTGTATTCAGCGACAACACCCCTTCTACCTGAGAAACGGCTAATCCCATCCGCATCACTCTTAAGCTTACATCTTGAGGTTCTGGGGCTTCTATGACTAAGATTCGGCTATGAGAATGTTGGGTGTCCACAGGTTCGGCTCCTATCAGGCGACCAAAATCTCCCACTGCCAAGATTTCACCCCGCAAGTTGGTTAATCCTAAGACAAAGGGGAGGGCGTTAGGAATCGGTGAAATCGACTGATCATTCAGGCAAAGCACTTCTCGAACGGTGATTAGCTCAACAGCGAAAAGACTTCCTTCTTGCCCAAAAAGCAGGAACTGCTGTGTAGGGGCAGTGTGGTGAAAACCTGCAGATCCGTTTGGATAAGAGCCGGCAGAAACAGATACATTCATACCGCTTTTAAATTTGCCGCTTTAAATTTTTTCTGATTGCTTGGTTTTGGGTTTCCCATCTTTCGCTCTTCTCACGCCAGACGCCGCACAATGTTAAGCAATTGTTGGGGGTCAAAGGGTTTACCGAGATAGGCATCCGCTCCCAGATCCGTCCCCCAAGTTTGGTCAAGCTCAGTGTTTTTTTGAGTGCAAAACACCACCGGCAAATTTTTCGTTGCTTCATTTTCTCGCAGCTCTCGGATTACTTCAAATCCATTCATCCGAGGCATCACAACGTCTAAAATTACCAAATCCGGTGGAGTTTTTCGGATACTAGCAATCGCTTCCGCTCCATCACCGGCACGAATAACACTCATTCCCGCTTCTTGTAAAATACGGCAAATTAGCTCCAATTCACTTGGAACATCGTCTACGACTAAAACTTTTAACATGGTTCGCTCCTTATTTACCTACTCTCGGTTACAAAGTTTCTACAACCAGAAAAGAGTTATTTTTAGATAACTTCTGCGTTTAGAAAAATTACTATCTGCAATTTTATGAAGTTCATTTCAATATTTTTTTGATTTTTAACCTTCCGCTCTCGCGCAAATTTGTCAAAATCAAAAGGTTAATTGTGAGCAAACATTGAAAAGTTGCTTTTTTATTTTACAATCAAATGAAACCTACCCAGAAAATATTTATATTAAACTTATAAATGCACTTGTTTATAAAAAATATGTGCTGGCAAAGCGAACACAGAACCAGCTCACTAGCGTTTTCCTACTTAGAGCAAGCTCGAAGCGATTCAAAGTCGCTTGAATTAGACATGAAGTGTATTTTAGAAAGTTGGTTTCACATCAGGCGGCACCAAAGCTTCCGTAAATTTTTTAACCACTTGACACAGTTGCTCTGCGTCAAAGGGCTTAGTTAAATACTCTGTCGCGCCGGCAAGACGTCCTTGTACTTTGTCAAACATTCCATCTCGTGCAGTCAACATAATGATCGGCAACTTGTGAAATTGAGGTAAATTCCGCACTGTGCGACAAAGTTCCAAACCATCAATCCCCGGCATGGAAACATCCAGCAACAAAACTGATATTGGCTCGTGGTAAATCAAAGACAGCGCATCCACTGCATTATCTGCCACTAAAACCCGATAATCCTCTTCCAACGCACGTTTGACTAGATTGTGCATCACCGCACTATCATCCACAGCCATAATGGTTGGTTTCGAGTTCCTACTTGTAGACGGCATACATTTCTCTCCTGAGTGTGGATCTATGGGAACCTACCTGAGACGGTTCGGGTAAACGATTGAGGCTGCTGTATTCGCCGGCTTCTTATTTAGGTTTAAGCGCTATACCGCAAGCGATTGCCTCATCTGTTAATATCCGAGTCTATTTTCCTCACCCTCTGCTGTAGACATTTTTATAGTGCCCAATTTTTGGTTAAGGTCACTATTACTTAATGGTTTGTCACTATTAAAGGCATCAGAGCGCTCGTGCCTTGAGCCGGCAGCCCCTAACACAACAACCCACTACTCATTTTAACGATTAAGTTTTCTATCCTTCTGTTTTTAGGATATTTCTCATATTTGTAGAGGTTTGCAACACAGTTGAGGTCAATCCTCCCCTCAAAAGTAATGAGCTGCTTTTTGTACGCTTCCCCTAAAACCTGCAAACCCGAAAACACCAGCAAAGGATGTCAACATTACTCCAAGCCCGCCTCCCAAAAGACGTTCACAGGAAATGTTGACACCCTTTTCTCTCGCCGGCAAGTTAGCGCAGATCGGGCGCTTAATATCTTGCAAGCTCATCCTGAAATTAGTCGGCTCACAGAATTATCTGTAGCACTACCGTCAGTCTTGTCAGTGGTAAAGCAAAAATAGAATGGGGAATAAGGCTGCCTAACAGCCTTCTCTTCGCGAACTTGGGCGTTTCAACGCTGGGATCAATTGAGGGATAAAAATCCCTTTAGCGCGACTAAGCGAGGATAGACTATGACCGAGAGGCCACCCGCAAACGCACCGCCGAGGCCAACAAACCCTCAAACAGCGCCACCCCATCTGTGCCTCCCACCATTGGATCAGATGCCCGCTCTGGATGGGGCATCATTCCGAGCACATTTCCCTTATGATTGCAAATCCCCGCAATATTATTTAAAGAACCATTGCTATTGCCGGCCTTGCTCACCTCACCGCCTGCCGTGCAATAACGGAACAAGATTTGGCCATTATCCTCCAACTGAGCCAGGGTGTCCGCATCAGCATAATACCGGCCCTCACCGTGAGCGATCGGCAACTCAATCACCTCACCCACCGCATAAGCAGATGTCCAAGGGGTGCCGGTGCGCTCTACCTTAACCGGCACCCGATCACAAATAAAATGCAAATCCTGATTCCGAGTCAGCGCCCCTGGCAAAAGTCCTGCCTCCGTCAGCACTTGGAAACCATTGCAAATTCCCAGGACAAACTTACCCTCAGATGCGTGTTTCACAACCTCCCGCATCACCGGCGAAAAGCGAGCGATTGCCCCACACCGCAAATAATCCCCGTAGCTGAAGCCGCCAGGAATCACCACCACATCGATATCAGAAAGATCCGTCTCTTCATGCCAGATCGTGCGCGTCGGTTGCCCAAGAATGCCTTGAGTCACCCAAACCACATCGCGATCACAATTTGAACCCGGAAAAACAACAACCCCAAATTTCATAACCTAATCCGGCTAATGATTACCTGACTTTCCCTATTCCTGAAGGCGTGAGCGAGAAATGCCCCTCACTGTGAAAACCAGAAACTTAAACACTCGTTTCCGCCGGCACCTCGCTCTCAGTTAACTCAAACCGATAATTTTCAATCACCGGATTGGCTAATAACTGATCGCAAATTTGCTCCAACTGCTGGCGTGCCTCATCCTCGTCGGCACACGAGAGCGTCAGCTCAACATACTTACCAATGCGGACTCGCCCCACATTGTCATATCCTAAATGCTTTAAGCCAGACTGCACAGCCACACCAGCCGGGTCTAAGACCGAAGGGCGAAGAGTAACATAGATTTGAGCGTGATAGGTTTGAGTCACAATAAAGCCCTAAATTTTATAGACAAAGCCGATGTCACCATTTCCCTATTTTAAAACCGAGAGCCGTTCAGTTTTATCAATTTTTTTGTGGGTGTTGGCCGGGGCGAATTTACCAAACCCAGCCATACTTGTCAACCCCCTGAGTTAGCCTAGAAAAAGCCACACATTTGACCAGAACAGATAAAGCACCCATTATCATGAAAGCCCCTCGCACCCGCAGTCAGGAACGCATTCTGAACCTGCTCAAGAGCTTAAAACAAGCTGTTTCAGCTCAAGATATTTATGTAGAGCTACGCAACCGCAGCCAAGGCGTGGGGCTAGCCACCGTTTATCGTGCCTTAGAATCCTTAAAACTTGAAGGGGTTGTTCAGGTGCGAACCTTAGCCAACGGCGAATCCCTCTACGGCTGCATGCAGCAAGATCAACACCACCTCACCTGTTTGCAGTGCGGGACATCCATTCCGATTGACGAATGCCCCGTTCATCAGCTCGAAACCCAGCTGCAACAGTCCCACCAGTTCAAAGTTTTTTACCATACCTTAGAATTTTTTGGGCTGTGCGATCAATGTCAGCCGGTTCAAGCCACCGCTTCAGAATTTTGAGGGACTAGGGGCTAAGGAAAAAGGGAACTAGGGAAAAGGGGAAGAATCGTTGGGCATTCTCTATTATTTATTCCCCATGCCCCTAATCCCTCGTTTCTACTTGCTCTCCCATGATCGAGCGAATCCCTTCAAACGTTGCTGGGATACTGCGCGGGTCCATAAACATCACCTTGCTGCTGTTGCTGCTGCCAATCTTAACCCCCATATCTATATAATTCTGAGCGAGTAAGAATTGCAGCGCTTCATCAGTCGTGGGGTCATTTTTAAGGGTTTTAGCAATAATTTGCAGCGCCTCAGATGTGGCTTGCGCCTTCAGCACTTGCTGCTGGCGTTCTGCTTGGGCTTTGAGTATAATCGCCTGCTGCTGAGCTTCTGCATCGAGAACCGCCGCCTTTTTGCGGGCTTGTGCGTCGAGTTCTAGCGCCTCCGCCTTACCTCTAGCGCTGTTTACCGCAGATTCTCGCTCTCCTTCAGACGTCAGAATTGCCGCCCGTTTGCGTCGATCTGCTGACATTTGCAATTCCATCGATTCCTGCACGGTTTTGGAAGGGATAATATCGCGCAGTTCTACCCGCGTCACCTTCACTCCCCAAGGATCAGTGGCAATATCTAAATCCCGCAGCAACAATTCATTGATTTGCGAACGGGCGGTAAAAGTTTGATCGAGTTCGAGTTGCCCCATCTCTGCACGAATTTGAGTCAATACCAAATTCACCATTGCTGACTGAAGATTTTCCACTTTGTAGTAGGCTTTCTCCAAATCCATGATCCGCCAGTAAACGACTGCATCAACCGTGATGGAAACGTTGTCACGGGTAATACACTGTTGCGGTGGGATGTCTAAGACTTTTTCTCGAATTGTTTGCTGGTAAACGATCCGATCCAAAAATGGAGTAATAAAATTAAGACCGGGTTCCAGTTTTTTACCGTTATATTTACCCAAGGTTTCTACCAAGGCTGCATTACCTTGATTGATAATTTTGACCGAGCCGGCAAGTGCAGAACCACCGAGAGCCAAAAATACCATAAGAAATAGCTGTTCCATTTTGAACCTCTTGCATTTGAATTTTGAAACAGGTTACGCCTAGGAATTTAGGAGGTTATGTCGCATCACAGTTAGCGGGTTTCCTGACCGAAAAATTCCCATAGCAGTAGATACAACTTGAATGAGTGTGATTTAGGAATGCAGCAGATGTTCTGGCACTACAATCAGGGTGTTGCCTTCACGCCTGACTACCAGAACTTTTTGGTTCGGCGCAATTGCCATCTGGTAATCCTCACACCGGGCACGCCAAGAATTTCCTTCATAAATCACTCGACCGGCCTGTCCAGGTAAAATCTCTGTCAGAGTTTCCGCTTCCTTCGCATCCTCAATCGTCGGCACCTTGCGGTTGGGCAGCAGCCGTCTGGACAGAACAGTTAGAACCAGAGAAAGTACCATCCATAGCCCGATCTGCAAGCTCATATTCAACCCAGTCAAGGAGACAAGCGCGACGGCAAAGGCGCTCAGTCCCATTGTAAATTCCACAAAGGCGGTGGGCAAAAATAGCTCCATCAAGCAAAGAACCGCCCCTGCCACTAACCAGAGTATTGTTGAGGTCAATAACATAGATAAAACCGCTGGAGGTGATGCTGTTGCTGCCACCTGTGGAATTAACCAAATCACACTCAAACCCATTGACAGACCGGCCTCCCCACAGTGGGTAATGATCAAGGCTGATTTGACGGGGCCGGCTTGATTGCAATGGCCAAGGGTTATCGCTCGCCCATTAATGCCGGCAATTTTTAATTAAGCTAGGTGATTGAAAATTTAGAGGTAGCTTTTTCAGTCTATGCTAGCTTTCAGTGATTCGCTATCTTGATCAACTTAACTTAAAAGTGTTTCTGTAGAAACTTCTGGGACGCATGAGCAGTTCAGAGCCGGCCATTTACTGTATTAATCCCGCTTGCGCGAATCCCCACAATTCCCTTGGGGGTCAAGTCTGTGCGAGTTGCCAAACGCCTCTGGTATATCGCTATCTTTGGGCTGTTGGCCCAGAAGCAGCGCAGATTGCCACCGGCCAAGTCATTCACAACCGCTACTCGGTGGTTGCACCGCAAATCTGGCTGGACACTCAGCCGGCAGCCTCACCCGATGTTCCCCAAGATTTGCCGGCGGCAATTCTCCCTTACCTGCATTTATATCCTCACCGGCTCCATGTTCCGGAGGTGTACGGGTTTGCCGAAGTTGGGGAGGGATCAGAGGCAACTCAGATTCTCTTGCTGGAAAATGTGCCGGTTGATCCAGTGGGAAACTTGTATCCTTCTGTGGTAGAAGCGTGGCCGGCTGCATCGGCGGTGCGCCAGGTTTACTGGCTGTGGCAAATTCTGCAACTTTGGACGCCTCTATCAGAACAGGGGGTGGCAGCGAGTCTGCTGGCTACAGATAACATTCGGGTTGAAGGTTGGCGGGTGTGGCTGCAGGAACTTTATCTCGATGACACCGGCACCGGCAAAACGAAGTCGCTGTCTAAGATGCGCTTAAAAGATTTGGGATACTATTGGTTGAGTTGGATTTCTGGAGCACAGCCGCAAGTTGCAGACCAACTTAAAGAGATTTGCGAGATGCTGCGGCGCGGTCAGGCCACGCTGGAAGATATCTTAGCCCAACTTAATCAGCTATTGCTAGAACAAGCAGCAGAGTTACCCTTACGTGTGCGGGTTGCCGGCGCTACAGATACCGGCCCCATCCGTGAACACAATGAAGATACCTGCTATCCCACAACAGCAGATGTAAAAGCACGAAACATTTCCTCCAATAACCAGTTAATTCCTCATTTTTTCGTGGTTTGTGATGGAGTTGGGGGTCATGAAGGGGGAGAAGTTGCCAGCCAGTTGGCGGTACATTCCCTGAAAGCGCTAGTACAGACTTTACTTGCAGATACGGCTGAAGCAGCAGATATCACGTCTCCCGATGTGGTGATGCAGCAACTCGAAGAAAGCATTCGGGTGATCAATAATACGATTGCCGCTCAGAATGACGCTCAGGGTCGCTCATCTCGGCAGCGCATGGGAACAACGCTGGTAATGGCTTTGCAGCTACCTCAAAAAATCAGGGCAGCAAGTGGGGTAGAGTTTGGCAATGCTCATGAGCTTTATATTGCTCATGTGGGAGATAGCCGCGCCTATTGGATCACCGGCGATTATTGTCAGCGACTGACTGTAGATGATGATGTATCGGTTCGGGAAGTTCGCTTGGGACGTTGTCTGTATCGGGAGGCGCTAGAGCGATCGGATGCCGGTGCGCTGACTCAAGCGCTGGGAACGCGGGATGCTGAGTTTCTGCGTCCGAACATCCGGCGGTTTATTGTTGAAGAAGATGGCTTGCTGCTGCTTTGTTCGGATGGCTTGAGTGATAATGACTGGGTGGAGCTAGCTTGGGCGAATTACGCGCCGGCAGTGCTTAAGGGTGAAATGCCTCTTGAGGCGGCAGTCCAGGCTTTGATTGATCTGGCGAATGATAAGAATGGTCATGATAATACATCGGTGGTTCTGGCTCACTGCCGGTTCTCTCCTGAACCGTTGGTACTTTTTGAGACGGTGCAAATCCCGACTTTAAACAAGCCGGTGGAGTCTGAACTTTCAGAGGCTTCTAAAGCGCTTCTTTATGATGAACCGGCAGCCGGTGAGCAAACTGTGTCAGTTCAAGCACAACCCCCGAAGCGTCAAAAAAGTTTGGTGAGTGTTGTAGTGCTGTTAGGCGTATTATTGGGAATCGGAGTTGTGGGGTTGTTTGCTTGGTCGCAACTTGATCGTCCGGGTTTTGATCGGCTGCGCGATGGACTTTTCCCTCCGGCGCAATCTCAATAAACTTTCTTGGGGCTGTTGAGATTTTTGTTTAAAAAACCACAAATAATTAAATATCGTGCCGGCAGATATAGACACAGATAGCGTTTACAATTGAAATATAAACTGTGATTTGCCTTCTAAAGAGGTCGCTTTAAACATCTCAACTAAAAAAAAAATATAAAGCACTTAGAAACGCTAGAAAATTAATATTTTATTTAAAATAAATTAACTGCTTATCTATAGCAATCCTATTTGAATTGTCAAAAATTGTATTGCGAACACCTTAAAAGCGACCTAAAGCGTAGGCAAACGAACTCAGAAAATCTCACGAATACTTTAGCCTTGCTATATATTTATTTCATCTAAAAATATCCTTTTTTATTTTTCAACTTTCTTAATTTGTAAATAGCTTAAATGCGTTTAAAGCATCTCATTTCTTTCAATTTGCAGTGCGTTCGCATAGCGTGTGCGTCAGCACAAACATCTTGCCCGTTTGCTGCCATCTGTACCAGTAAGATGCTCTAATATTTTTGTCACATCAGGGAGCAAGATACTCCCACTACAAATATTTTTACGAATGTAGGACGTTTTTATTTTATTAAAATTTACTTAAATACGGAACAGCTTGTAAATCTATAGTTACAGCCTCGCCATCATCACTAATAGAGAAATTCTGTCATACAAAGTGTGAATAACCCAACATTGCCGGCTCATAACCCAGGAACCTTGCACTCTGATGCAAATGTACCACCACAGCCGGCCTCGCACCCAAAAAAACCTCACTACATACCAAAAAAGCTTGACTTTTTAAGTAAATTATGTGTATTTGAAGAAACCCCCTAAAATGAGAAACCCTTGTGTCGGCAACACTTATTTAGTCATCCATATTGGATATAAAGAGAATAAGGTCATTTAATAATCCCCCAGAACCTAAGGGCACGGCCAGGGCACTTGCGCCCTCACAGCCGGCCCAGAAGTCCTAATATTTAAAAAGTCACCCTTGACATTTCGCCCAAAATCTCTCAAGTTGACTCTCTAGCCAAGCTGCTATCCAAAGAAGGTGCCATGTCAACCCTAGTTATCGTCGAATCTCCCACAAAAGCACGCACCATCCGTAATTACCTGCCTTCCACCTATCGCGTGGAAGCGTCAATGGGTCATGTGCGCGATCTCCCGTCGTCTGCCGAAGAAATTCCCGAAGCTGTCAAGGGAGAAAAATGGGCGCAGCTTGGGGTGAATGTGGAGTCCGACTTTGAACCCTTGTACGTTGTCCCCAAAGACAAAAAGAAAATAGTCAAGCAGCTCAAAGATGCACTGAAAGATGCGGATGAACTGATTTTGGCCACAGACGAAGACCGGGAAGGGGAAAGCATTAGCTGGCATTTGCTGCAATTGCTAAAACCAAAAGTGCCCACAAAGCGGATGGTATTTCACGAAATCACACAAGAGGCGATCCGCGAAGCCTTGAAAAACTGCCGCAACATTGATGAGCAGTTGGTACGCGCCCAAGAAACGCGGCGAATTTTAGACCGGCTTGTGGGATACACCCTTTCTCCCTTACTGTGGAAAAAAATTGCCTCAGGTTTGTCAGCAGGGCGAGTTCAGTCGGTTGCTGTGCGGCTTTTGGTGCAGCGGGAACGTCAGCGTCGCGCCTTCCGCCAAGGTAGCTACTGGGATCTCAAAGCGACTCTGACCCACGAAAAAACGCCTTTTGATGCCAAACTGGTCATGTTAGCCGGCACGAAGTTAGCCACCGGCAGCGATTTCGATGAAGCCACAGGTCAAATTATTGCCGGTCGGCGGGTGGTTTTGCTCAACGAAGCTGAGGCGAGAGCATTACAGGATAGATTATTCGGCAAAACCTGGACAGTTTCTAACTTAGAAGAACGCCCCGTTACCCGCAAGCCGGCCCCTCCGTTTACCACATCAACCCTGCAACAAGAAGCGAACCGCAAACTGCGGATGTCTGCCCGTGATACGATGCGAACCGCTCAAAGTCTGTACGAGCAAGGGTATATTACCTATATGCGAACCGACTCGGTGCATTTATCCGACCAGGCAATCACGGCGGCACGTAGTTGCGTCGAGCAAATGTATGGGAAGCAGTATCTCAGTCCGCAACCCCGGCAATATACGACGAAAAGCAAAGGTGCACAAGAAGCACACGAAGCCATTCGTCCTGCCGGCAGCAGTTTCCGTACCCCGCAACAAACTGGCTTAGCCGGTCGAGAACTGCAACTGTATGATCTGATTTGGAAACGCACCGTCGCCTCCCAAATGGCAGACTCGCGCCAAACTCATATCACCGTAGAAATGCAAGTCGAAGATGCCGGCTTTCGTTCTAGTGGCAAGCGCATCGACTTCCCCGGTTTCTTACGGGCTTATGTGGAAGGTTCCGACGATCCCGACGCCGCTATTGAAGATCAAGAAGTGATTCTGCCGGCCCTCAAAGTTGGAGATCGCCCCAAATGCCGCGATCTTGAAGCAATCGGTCACGAAACCCAGCCGCCGGCACGTTTCACGGAAGCTTCTTTGGTAAAAACCCTGGAAAGTGAAGGCATCGGGCGTCCCAGCACCTACGCCAGCATTATTGGCACCATTATTGATCGCGGCTATTCCCAACTCGTCAGCAACGCCCTCATTCCTACCTTCACAGCGTTTGCAGTCACCAGCTTGCTGGAAAAACACTTTCCCGAATTGGTAGACACCCGCTTTACCTCCCGCATGGAACAAACCTT encodes:
- a CDS encoding protein phosphatase 2C domain-containing protein, which translates into the protein MSSSEPAIYCINPACANPHNSLGGQVCASCQTPLVYRYLWAVGPEAAQIATGQVIHNRYSVVAPQIWLDTQPAASPDVPQDLPAAILPYLHLYPHRLHVPEVYGFAEVGEGSEATQILLLENVPVDPVGNLYPSVVEAWPAASAVRQVYWLWQILQLWTPLSEQGVAASLLATDNIRVEGWRVWLQELYLDDTGTGKTKSLSKMRLKDLGYYWLSWISGAQPQVADQLKEICEMLRRGQATLEDILAQLNQLLLEQAAELPLRVRVAGATDTGPIREHNEDTCYPTTADVKARNISSNNQLIPHFFVVCDGVGGHEGGEVASQLAVHSLKALVQTLLADTAEAADITSPDVVMQQLEESIRVINNTIAAQNDAQGRSSRQRMGTTLVMALQLPQKIRAASGVEFGNAHELYIAHVGDSRAYWITGDYCQRLTVDDDVSVREVRLGRCLYREALERSDAGALTQALGTRDAEFLRPNIRRFIVEEDGLLLLCSDGLSDNDWVELAWANYAPAVLKGEMPLEAAVQALIDLANDKNGHDNTSVVLAHCRFSPEPLVLFETVQIPTLNKPVESELSEASKALLYDEPAAGEQTVSVQAQPPKRQKSLVSVVVLLGVLLGIGVVGLFAWSQLDRPGFDRLRDGLFPPAQSQ
- a CDS encoding Fur family transcriptional regulator; this translates as MKAPRTRSQERILNLLKSLKQAVSAQDIYVELRNRSQGVGLATVYRALESLKLEGVVQVRTLANGESLYGCMQQDQHHLTCLQCGTSIPIDECPVHQLETQLQQSHQFKVFYHTLEFFGLCDQCQPVQATASEF
- a CDS encoding SPFH domain-containing protein, which produces MEQLFLMVFLALGGSALAGSVKIINQGNAALVETLGKYNGKKLEPGLNFITPFLDRIVYQQTIREKVLDIPPQQCITRDNVSITVDAVVYWRIMDLEKAYYKVENLQSAMVNLVLTQIRAEMGQLELDQTFTARSQINELLLRDLDIATDPWGVKVTRVELRDIIPSKTVQESMELQMSADRRKRAAILTSEGERESAVNSARGKAEALELDAQARKKAAVLDAEAQQQAIILKAQAERQQQVLKAQATSEALQIIAKTLKNDPTTDEALQFLLAQNYIDMGVKIGSSNSSKVMFMDPRSIPATFEGIRSIMGEQVETRD
- a CDS encoding NfeD family protein; this encodes MLLTSTILWLVAGAVLCLMELFLPTAFVEFTMGLSAFAVALVSLTGLNMSLQIGLWMVLSLVLTVLSRRLLPNRKVPTIEDAKEAETLTEILPGQAGRVIYEGNSWRARCEDYQMAIAPNQKVLVVRREGNTLIVVPEHLLHS